ATTCCTGATTATTATATGTTTCACGCCTTCATTTACTACACGGTTGATCTCTTCATTAAGGTCGCGATAGTGTGTTGAAGCAGCATCTATGTCAACAGCGTTTTCTTCTAATTTAATTACCTTCATCCAAAATCCCCGAGCAAATCCCCCCTCTCCCCCCTTTACTAAAGGGGGGAACTAATTTCCCCCTTTGAAAAAGGGGGACAAAGGGGGATTTTATTCCTTTAACATCCCGATAACAGGCTCGCCGGCCCTCGGCATCCATAGCCTGTCCGGTTTTTCGCATATCTCTCTGATTGTTGCCTCTTCACTTGCCATATAAAGTGTCTCATCCTTCTCCCCTGCAAACAGTGGGCGCAGCTTTATCCTGTCATTAAATCCCACAAGACCGTTGCGCCAGCCAAACAGGATGGCAAAAGGACCATTGAGGAGCAGCGGCCCGTATTGTATGCGAATGGCCTTTAACGCCTCTGAAAACTCCCTGTCCTCAGGTAACCCCAGATCTATATCCTTCCAGAAAGGGCTTGCCAGTGCATAAAACGCTGCACGAAGCGGCATCTTCTGCTGTCTGATCAGATAGTCAAGGGCATACGCCACCACTTCCGTATCAGTAAGGAGCGTGCACTTATAACCATACATCTCAAGAAACGCACGGTTAGTCCCGTAGCTTGTTATCTCACCATTGTGAACAATCGCCCAGTCGAGGATAGTAAAAGGATGAGCGCCACCCCACCAGCCAGGAGTATTGGTAGGAAACCTCGTATGTCCCATCCATATATAAGCCTTATAGTCTTCAATCATAAAGAAGTCGGCAATATCAGCAGGCTCCCCGACACCTTTAAACGCCCCCATGTTCTTACCGCTCGATATGACATAGGCGCCGTGGACGTTATCATTGACATTCATGACCGCCCGTACAACGAGCCCCTCTTCATCCTCTCCGGGAAGAAGGCAGTCATTCTTTGGCTCAACAAAATATCTCCAGAAGATCGGGGGATGCTTGATATACGGAGTAGCCCTTGTCGGTATCTCCTCTTCCCTGTGTACAGTGAAAAATTTA
The nucleotide sequence above comes from Nitrospirota bacterium. Encoded proteins:
- a CDS encoding glutamine amidotransferase family protein encodes the protein MIEGYKRYNDPRDTSGCGLVGFINRDGKRVDGSHIIKSLCLMKDRGNGLGAGFAAYGIYPDMADFYAIHVMMDKPEIKPDVERVLFKFFTVHREEEIPTRATPYIKHPPIFWRYFVEPKNDCLLPGEDEEGLVVRAVMNVNDNVHGAYVISSGKNMGAFKGVGEPADIADFFMIEDYKAYIWMGHTRFPTNTPGWWGGAHPFTILDWAIVHNGEITSYGTNRAFLEMYGYKCTLLTDTEVVAYALDYLIRQQKMPLRAAFYALASPFWKDIDLGLPEDREFSEALKAIRIQYGPLLLNGPFAILFGWRNGLVGFNDRIKLRPLFAGEKDETLYMASEEATIREICEKPDRLWMPRAGEPVIGMLKE